A single Methylomonas sp. AM2-LC DNA region contains:
- the gcvH gene encoding glycine cleavage system protein GcvH, with product MLENLKFAQTHEWAKLEDEQIVRVGITDFAQSELGDIMFIDLPEIGRKVAYQEHIAVVESVKTASDLFSPVSGTVIAINSAVQDEPELVNENAFANWLFCIKADNPDELAQLMNVDAYQQMIGQ from the coding sequence ATGTTGGAGAATTTAAAATTTGCACAAACGCACGAATGGGCAAAATTGGAAGATGAGCAGATAGTGAGAGTTGGCATTACCGATTTTGCACAGTCTGAGCTGGGTGACATTATGTTTATTGATCTACCTGAGATTGGTCGTAAGGTGGCCTATCAGGAGCATATAGCTGTGGTAGAATCTGTAAAAACCGCCTCTGATTTATTCAGCCCGGTCAGCGGAACTGTCATCGCCATCAATAGTGCCGTACAAGACGAACCTGAACTGGTGAACGAAAATGCGTTTGCAAACTGGTTGTTTTGTATTAAAGCGGATAATCCCGACGAACTTGCACAACTGATGAATGTTGACGCTTACCAGCAGATGATTGGACAATAG
- a CDS encoding phosphatase PAP2 family protein has product MKLINSIHQFDVFMFTWLNNVSIHTTLVRICRYLSKTGDGLLYILLAGWLFWFQGGNDPLLQNMLLAFAIERPVYFILKNGFKRHRPQQALPDFRSVITPSDQFSFPSGHTSAACLMATLLSFYFPYLLIALFIWAALIGFSRVILGVHFPTDTLMGAALGVCSAIYSLNINLL; this is encoded by the coding sequence ATGAAGCTGATTAACTCCATCCATCAATTTGATGTTTTCATGTTTACCTGGTTAAACAATGTCAGCATCCACACGACTCTGGTACGTATTTGTCGTTATCTTTCCAAAACTGGCGATGGCCTGCTGTATATTTTATTGGCTGGCTGGTTGTTTTGGTTTCAAGGTGGCAACGATCCGTTACTGCAAAACATGCTACTGGCATTTGCGATTGAAAGACCAGTTTATTTTATTTTAAAAAATGGTTTTAAACGGCATCGTCCACAGCAAGCATTACCAGATTTCCGTAGTGTCATTACACCTTCCGATCAATTTAGTTTTCCATCTGGACACACTTCTGCAGCGTGTTTGATGGCTACACTGCTGAGCTTTTATTTTCCGTACTTATTGATAGCGTTATTTATCTGGGCGGCACTTATTGGTTTTTCGCGGGTGATTTTGGGTGTACATTTTCCTACCGATACATTGATGGGGGCTGCTTTAGGGGTGTGTTCAGCTATTTACAGTCTTAATATTAATTTACTATGA
- the mazG gene encoding nucleoside triphosphate pyrophosphohydrolase produces the protein MSLSNTQTLLALMARLRDPQTGCAWDIKQDFHSLIPYTIEEAYEVADAIERNDFADLRFELGDLLLQVVFHSQIAQERGLFDFEQVAAAISEKLISRHPHVFADVQYDNDTQRQQAWEAAKAQERQLKNPQAEAESVLAGVANNLPALVQCEKIQNRAASHGFDWPVIEPVFDKVKEELQEVHEAWQSGDQAHIHEEVGDLLLVAVNLARHLHVNPELALKAATKKFTRRFNYIEQQIAASGRTLRDCELHELDGLWNQAKQTEKSV, from the coding sequence TTGAGTTTAAGCAACACCCAGACTTTATTGGCTTTAATGGCCCGTTTGCGGGATCCGCAAACGGGTTGTGCGTGGGATATCAAGCAGGATTTTCATAGCCTGATACCGTATACCATTGAAGAAGCCTATGAAGTTGCTGATGCCATAGAACGTAATGATTTTGCAGACTTACGCTTCGAATTAGGCGATTTATTATTGCAAGTGGTGTTTCACTCTCAGATTGCCCAGGAACGTGGCTTGTTTGATTTTGAACAGGTAGCGGCGGCCATCTCCGAAAAATTGATCAGTCGCCATCCGCATGTGTTTGCTGACGTGCAGTACGACAACGATACCCAGCGCCAGCAGGCTTGGGAAGCGGCCAAAGCGCAGGAACGGCAGTTAAAAAATCCACAAGCAGAAGCTGAAAGCGTACTTGCTGGCGTAGCTAACAATTTGCCAGCCTTGGTACAGTGCGAAAAAATCCAAAACCGTGCCGCCAGCCATGGCTTTGACTGGCCAGTAATTGAACCGGTTTTTGATAAGGTTAAAGAAGAATTACAAGAAGTACACGAAGCCTGGCAATCTGGCGATCAGGCCCATATACATGAAGAGGTTGGCGACTTATTACTGGTGGCTGTTAATCTAGCCAGACATCTGCATGTCAATCCAGAACTGGCTCTGAAAGCGGCTACCAAAAAATTTACCCGCCGCTTTAATTATATAGAGCAGCAGATTGCCGCTTCTGGACGCACCTTGCGCGATTGTGAATTGCATGAATTGGATGGTTTATGGAATCAGGCCAAACAAACCGAGAAATCTGTCTGA
- a CDS encoding carbohydrate kinase family protein — translation MNALICGSMAYDTIMVFHDKFKNHILPDKLHILNVSFLVPAIRREYGGCAGNIAYNLKLLKEEPFIMATVGHDFEPYAHWLSQHRIASRYIKVLDDHYTGQAYITTDVDDNQINAFHPGAMNFSHLNSVPVDSEIGIGIVSPDGKQGMQEHAEQFAELGIPFIFDPGQGMPMFNGEELLHFLDLANYATFNDYESELLQDRTGLTLEQIAEKVDALIITLGSHGSQIYTQGGCIDIPAVAPAQIVDPTGCGDAYRAGLLYGLMNDYDWEITGRIASLLGSIKIEHAGTQNHTFTMTEFKQRYQQSFGSTF, via the coding sequence ATGAATGCATTAATTTGCGGCTCTATGGCCTATGACACCATCATGGTGTTTCATGACAAATTCAAAAACCACATATTGCCTGACAAGCTGCATATTCTTAATGTTTCATTTCTGGTACCTGCCATCCGCAGAGAATATGGTGGCTGTGCCGGTAATATTGCCTATAATTTAAAACTGTTGAAAGAAGAACCGTTCATTATGGCGACTGTGGGCCATGATTTTGAACCTTATGCGCATTGGCTTAGCCAGCACCGCATAGCCAGCCGCTATATCAAAGTCCTGGACGATCACTACACCGGACAAGCCTATATCACCACCGATGTGGACGATAATCAAATTAACGCTTTCCATCCGGGAGCCATGAACTTCTCTCATCTGAATTCTGTACCTGTCGATTCGGAAATTGGTATCGGCATTGTTTCGCCAGATGGAAAACAAGGTATGCAAGAACATGCGGAGCAATTTGCCGAACTGGGTATTCCGTTTATTTTTGATCCCGGCCAGGGTATGCCGATGTTTAACGGCGAGGAATTGTTACATTTTCTGGATTTGGCTAATTACGCCACGTTTAATGATTACGAATCCGAATTGTTACAAGACCGTACCGGATTGACGCTGGAACAAATTGCTGAAAAAGTGGATGCCTTGATTATTACCTTGGGTAGTCATGGTTCGCAAATTTATACTCAGGGTGGGTGTATTGATATACCGGCTGTGGCACCTGCGCAAATTGTTGATCCTACCGGCTGTGGCGATGCTTATCGGGCTGGCTTGCTGTATGGATTAATGAATGATTATGACTGGGAAATTACCGGACGTATCGCTTCTTTATTGGGTTCGATTAAAATCGAGCATGCTGGCACCCAGAATCACACGTTCACCATGACGGAATTTAAACAGCGTTATCAACAAAGTTTTGGTTCTACATTTTGA
- a CDS encoding zinc ribbon domain-containing protein, giving the protein MICPKCNYKLSVESPSCPQCGIVFQKYFKYHPKLSDHGDFQTPAEAIPPRLTATSNELLTETQPSNPANLIGGLIIIAGLIIWSWQLIGPPIVANAAGNSFLHMVNLPFHEAGHIIFRPFGAFITSLGGTLGQLLMPSICMGVLLLKNRDPFAASVALWWIGENFLDIAPYMNDARSGTLPLLGGNFGHSAPYGFHDWQYLLTESGLLVYDHTLAKMVFAFGSFIMLLALAWSSLWLFKRYQQLKYSNTHNYY; this is encoded by the coding sequence ATGATTTGTCCAAAATGCAACTATAAATTATCGGTAGAATCGCCAAGCTGTCCGCAGTGCGGGATCGTCTTTCAAAAGTATTTTAAGTATCATCCTAAACTTAGTGATCACGGCGATTTTCAGACGCCAGCAGAAGCTATCCCTCCCCGCCTGACAGCCACTAGCAACGAGTTATTAACAGAAACACAGCCAAGCAATCCAGCCAACCTTATTGGCGGGTTAATTATTATTGCGGGTCTGATTATTTGGAGTTGGCAATTGATAGGCCCGCCTATTGTAGCGAATGCGGCTGGAAACTCGTTTCTGCATATGGTTAATCTGCCGTTTCATGAGGCAGGACATATCATTTTCCGGCCCTTTGGCGCATTTATTACCTCTCTGGGAGGTACGCTGGGGCAGTTGTTAATGCCGTCTATTTGTATGGGGGTGTTATTACTAAAAAACCGTGATCCGTTTGCTGCCTCAGTTGCTTTATGGTGGATAGGTGAAAACTTTCTTGATATTGCGCCGTATATGAATGATGCCAGAAGTGGCACTTTACCGCTGCTAGGTGGCAACTTCGGCCATTCTGCACCGTATGGCTTTCATGATTGGCAATATTTGTTAACCGAATCTGGCCTGTTAGTTTACGACCATACTTTGGCTAAAATGGTGTTTGCCTTTGGCAGTTTCATCATGCTATTGGCATTAGCATGGAGTAGTTTGTGGTTATTTAAGCGTTATCAGCAACTAAAGTACTCTAACACTCACAATTACTATTAA
- a CDS encoding type II toxin-antitoxin system RelE/ParE family toxin yields MYKITYLKSAVKALTKLPQPFGQRIIASMKRIAECREEGLDIKKLEGRSGYRLRMGSYRVIYEKFENELLIEVIKIGSRGDIYK; encoded by the coding sequence ATGTATAAAATCACTTACTTAAAATCCGCTGTAAAAGCCCTTACGAAACTACCGCAACCATTTGGACAACGCATCATTGCTAGCATGAAGCGCATTGCTGAATGCCGGGAAGAAGGCTTGGATATTAAGAAGCTGGAGGGTAGATCAGGTTACCGATTAAGAATGGGGTCTTATCGGGTGATCTATGAAAAGTTTGAAAATGAGTTATTAATTGAGGTTATCAAGATTGGTAGCCGTGGAGATATTTACAAATGA
- a CDS encoding DUF6088 family protein: MSHLVEKILYAAKGKPEGGLLSPKEFLHLGSRAAVDKTLSRLVQEGKLMRVSRGIYVAPYEGRFGVRAPSTESVVHAIETSYGETVVSNGATEANALGLTTQVPTREVFFTSGPSRLLQLGNRCVELKHGKRWELVLGKRQAGRVVRALSWLGPEQAPTALKTLREKLSKSEWDAMHNVLSLLPSWMAKAVSEELAHG; encoded by the coding sequence ATGAGTCATCTTGTTGAGAAAATTTTGTATGCAGCCAAAGGCAAGCCTGAGGGTGGCTTACTGTCACCAAAGGAGTTTTTACATCTGGGGTCGCGTGCGGCTGTGGACAAGACCCTATCGCGACTGGTTCAGGAAGGCAAATTGATGCGTGTAAGTCGCGGTATTTATGTTGCCCCATATGAAGGTCGGTTCGGGGTGCGTGCACCATCAACCGAGTCAGTGGTGCATGCAATTGAAACCAGTTACGGTGAAACGGTGGTATCCAATGGCGCAACAGAAGCTAATGCATTAGGATTGACTACACAAGTACCGACACGCGAGGTATTTTTTACCTCTGGCCCATCTCGCCTATTGCAATTAGGTAATCGTTGCGTGGAACTCAAACACGGAAAGCGCTGGGAATTAGTTCTAGGGAAACGCCAGGCAGGTAGGGTGGTTCGCGCGCTTTCCTGGTTAGGACCTGAACAAGCACCTACAGCATTAAAGACACTTCGAGAAAAGCTATCTAAATCAGAGTGGGATGCAATGCATAACGTGCTTTCACTTTTGCCCAGTTGGATGGCGAAAGCTGTAAGCGAAGAGTTAGCGCATGGCTGA
- a CDS encoding nucleotidyl transferase AbiEii/AbiGii toxin family protein has translation MAETWFELSADVKSEALEYAATKTGRPAHLLEKDIWVVWIISVIYESELAQKLTFKGGTSLSKAYGIIDRFSEDVDLTYDIRELLGNFLTNGNPIPKNTSQQQKISKLVRDNLPIWIETKVKPIIEKALQREGIEAEITQTGNESEKLVLGYQAVKSGNGYSAPTIQLEFGGRATGEPHHVRSVICDISQTIENVIFPKAKPLVMTAERTFWEKATAAHVYCLQGRLRGERYSRHWYDLTALAKSAYFFTACNDAELANMVAEHKTMFFVEKDKHGSKIDYYAATRGQLLLIPQGESLTALERDYENMLKDGLLSINQPSFAEVIDKCQDIQDQVNKHRIS, from the coding sequence ATGGCTGAGACATGGTTCGAACTTAGTGCAGACGTTAAATCTGAAGCGCTTGAATATGCAGCTACAAAAACTGGGCGACCAGCACATTTGCTTGAGAAAGATATTTGGGTGGTTTGGATAATATCAGTTATTTATGAATCAGAGTTAGCCCAAAAACTTACTTTCAAAGGCGGGACTTCCTTATCTAAGGCATATGGCATCATTGATCGATTCTCGGAAGATGTCGATCTAACTTATGACATTCGAGAATTGCTGGGTAATTTTTTAACAAATGGAAACCCTATTCCCAAAAATACTAGTCAGCAACAAAAGATAAGCAAGCTGGTGCGTGATAATTTGCCCATCTGGATTGAAACAAAAGTAAAACCAATTATAGAAAAGGCTTTGCAGCGAGAGGGCATTGAAGCTGAAATAACGCAAACGGGGAATGAAAGCGAAAAGCTGGTTTTAGGTTATCAAGCCGTAAAATCCGGCAATGGTTATTCAGCACCCACAATCCAGTTAGAATTTGGTGGTCGAGCAACAGGCGAACCTCACCATGTTCGCTCAGTGATTTGTGATATTTCACAGACAATTGAAAATGTGATTTTTCCAAAGGCTAAGCCGCTGGTTATGACTGCTGAGCGGACATTCTGGGAAAAAGCCACAGCAGCTCATGTGTATTGCTTGCAAGGACGTTTGCGTGGCGAACGATACTCACGTCACTGGTATGACTTAACCGCTTTAGCAAAATCAGCTTACTTTTTTACTGCTTGCAACGATGCCGAACTGGCCAATATGGTGGCGGAGCATAAGACAATGTTTTTTGTGGAAAAGGATAAGCACGGCTCAAAAATCGATTATTACGCTGCTACAAGAGGGCAGCTTTTGCTTATCCCTCAGGGTGAATCACTAACTGCATTAGAGCGTGATTATGAAAACATGCTGAAGGACGGTTTGCTGAGTATTAATCAACCTAGCTTTGCCGAGGTTATTGACAAATGTCAAGATATCCAAGATCAAGTGAATAAACATCGAATATCTTGA
- a CDS encoding diacylglycerol kinase: MANQNAKGFKRLVNACFFSIAGFKATWQHEEAFRQEVMLFVVTTPLALWLGADNIEKVLLIGSVVLVLLVELLNSAVEAVVDRVGFEHHELSGRAKDIGSAAVMLSLFWAGITWALILL; encoded by the coding sequence ATGGCAAACCAAAATGCAAAAGGCTTTAAACGCTTAGTTAATGCGTGTTTTTTTTCTATCGCTGGCTTCAAAGCCACTTGGCAACACGAGGAAGCTTTCCGTCAGGAAGTCATGTTATTTGTAGTAACCACGCCACTGGCCTTATGGCTGGGAGCCGACAATATTGAAAAAGTATTGTTAATTGGTAGTGTGGTTCTGGTGCTACTGGTCGAACTATTAAACTCCGCAGTGGAAGCTGTTGTCGACCGCGTTGGGTTTGAACATCATGAGTTGTCTGGGCGGGCCAAAGACATCGGTTCAGCGGCTGTCATGCTATCGTTATTTTGGGCTGGCATTACCTGGGCTTTAATTTTATTGTAA
- a CDS encoding MJ1255/VC2487 family glycosyltransferase → MKIFYGVQGTGNGHITRARVMARELLAAGIDVKFQFTGRPADKFFDMEIFNGYQIREGLTFNTSKGQVSYLKTALEASPIQFIKDISSLDLSGYDLVISDFEPVTAWAARKQNIKVLGIGHQYAFSHNIPRKGSDPIANKVMQYFAPADRGVGLHWHHFGQPILPPIIETPDFPTQIQARKIVVYLPFEEPQQVIDLLCPFESFEFHIYSPEVVSSKYAHIHCKPLSRLGFQKDLYDCTGIISNAGFELASESLQLGKKILVKPLHSQMEQISNAAALEQLGYGQTMFDLNAKVIEDWLHNPHAIHITYPNIAKILVQWLQDGMPEMDSEFIEKVWDSVQVLKIKHE, encoded by the coding sequence ATGAAAATTTTTTACGGTGTACAAGGTACGGGGAATGGTCACATTACCCGCGCCAGAGTAATGGCCAGAGAATTATTGGCAGCAGGTATTGATGTAAAGTTTCAGTTCACAGGACGTCCAGCTGATAAGTTTTTTGATATGGAAATCTTTAACGGCTATCAAATCAGAGAAGGTTTGACGTTTAACACCTCTAAAGGCCAAGTGTCTTACTTAAAAACGGCTTTGGAAGCCAGCCCGATACAATTTATTAAAGATATTTCCAGCCTGGATTTAAGCGGTTATGACCTAGTCATTTCTGATTTTGAACCCGTTACCGCCTGGGCCGCCAGAAAACAAAATATAAAAGTGCTGGGCATTGGTCATCAATATGCATTTTCTCACAATATACCCCGTAAAGGTTCCGATCCTATTGCTAATAAAGTGATGCAATACTTTGCCCCTGCTGATCGGGGCGTGGGTTTGCATTGGCATCATTTTGGGCAACCGATTTTGCCACCGATTATTGAAACCCCTGATTTTCCGACGCAAATACAAGCCAGAAAAATTGTCGTGTATTTACCCTTTGAAGAACCGCAACAGGTGATTGACCTGTTATGCCCGTTTGAGAGTTTTGAGTTTCACATTTACTCGCCGGAAGTGGTTTCTTCAAAGTATGCGCATATACACTGCAAGCCGCTATCCAGATTGGGTTTTCAGAAAGATTTGTATGACTGTACAGGCATTATCAGTAATGCCGGCTTCGAATTGGCCAGTGAGTCTTTACAATTAGGCAAAAAAATTCTGGTAAAACCTTTGCATTCGCAAATGGAACAAATTTCCAATGCGGCTGCTCTGGAACAACTGGGCTACGGTCAAACCATGTTTGATTTAAATGCTAAAGTCATTGAAGATTGGCTACATAATCCGCATGCCATTCATATCACTTACCCCAATATTGCTAAAATTCTGGTGCAGTGGCTGCAAGACGGCATGCCTGAAATGGACAGTGAGTTTATCGAAAAAGTTTGGGATAGTGTGCAGGTTTTGAAAATTAAACATGAGTAA
- a CDS encoding acyltransferase codes for MPTKQHIAYLDSIRGLAALTVLSEHFIIAYGLPCQETVCQYVLDYSPLHFWWDGGAAVSMFFVLSGLVLSLKYFRNRPTADLNQFSLMAYTIARLCRIWLPYCAVLAISALLYNQFTLNPPSQTPLPASDWITDLWQRHPLKVLDMLREAFLLKLPEVDVLLPQAWTLSIELCLSLLLPLALLITTRGTSWLVFFTLLAVCFLKLPVFAIHFVLGLLLAQQHALIADFLGAKPWLRRLIAVLGFMFYTLGDAVQLQIPEPLLWTSSGLGASLLLMYALSSERCQKVLCWWLFRLLGKVSYSSYLVHIAVLLCVTPYLLKGLATISAEHTLLWFGGWLLTVVVVQLLSLFSYYYLEIPCVSLGKRLVQHWYSIKTK; via the coding sequence GTGCCAACTAAACAACATATAGCCTATTTGGATTCCATACGTGGTCTTGCTGCGCTAACCGTACTCAGTGAACATTTTATAATTGCTTATGGCTTACCTTGTCAGGAGACCGTTTGTCAATATGTTCTGGATTATTCGCCTTTGCATTTTTGGTGGGATGGCGGTGCGGCGGTATCCATGTTCTTTGTACTCAGCGGTTTGGTGTTATCGTTGAAATATTTTCGTAACAGGCCAACAGCCGATTTAAACCAGTTTAGTTTAATGGCTTATACCATTGCGCGACTGTGTCGAATTTGGCTACCGTATTGTGCTGTATTAGCAATTAGCGCCCTACTTTATAACCAATTTACACTTAACCCACCAAGTCAGACGCCCTTGCCTGCTTCTGACTGGATTACCGATTTATGGCAGCGACACCCGCTGAAAGTTCTGGACATGCTGCGCGAAGCATTTTTGTTAAAACTTCCTGAGGTGGATGTGCTGCTACCGCAAGCCTGGACCTTGAGTATAGAATTGTGTTTATCGCTGTTATTACCCTTGGCATTATTAATAACAACGCGTGGCACAAGCTGGCTGGTGTTCTTTACCTTGCTGGCGGTTTGTTTTTTAAAGTTGCCGGTATTTGCCATACATTTTGTACTGGGCTTACTGCTTGCACAACAGCATGCTTTAATTGCCGACTTTTTAGGAGCAAAACCGTGGCTAAGACGCTTGATAGCGGTGCTTGGATTTATGTTCTATACATTGGGTGATGCCGTTCAGTTACAGATTCCAGAGCCTTTGCTGTGGACCAGCTCTGGCTTGGGTGCAAGTTTGTTATTAATGTATGCCTTAAGTTCGGAACGTTGTCAAAAGGTGCTGTGTTGGTGGCTGTTTCGACTGCTGGGCAAAGTATCTTACAGTAGTTATTTAGTGCATATTGCGGTTTTGCTTTGTGTTACCCCCTATCTCTTAAAAGGTTTGGCGACTATCAGCGCTGAACATACCCTGCTTTGGTTTGGCGGCTGGCTATTAACTGTTGTTGTGGTACAACTGCTATCCTTATTTTCTTATTATTATCTGGAAATACCGTGTGTTTCACTAGGTAAACGACTCGTTCAGCATTGGTATTCAATCAAAACCAAATGA
- a CDS encoding efflux transporter outer membrane subunit, whose product MIFCLKRPLLYTLLSTQLTACMMGPDYVRPDVNLPKEFKEVKGWKQTEPRDNVVIGNWWEIFNDPRLNELEAQVAKANQSLIQAEAQYQQAVHLVLSAEAQLFPTGTGTGSFNRFVAASGTSIAPAGVRNLINNGLSATWQPDLWGNVRRQIESDVNAAQASAATMQALQLSIQTTLAADYFQLKMLDAEKVLLDETVASYTKTLEITRNRYAVGVAAKSDVEQALAQTESVRAQAINLGVQRAQYEHAIAVLIGKAPQELNLEVAPLDAQPPAIPLKLPSELLERRPDIASAERKMAAANALIGAAKAAYYPNLNLSISDGYQSSLLNINTFYTLAKNYWALGPASGAMTLFDGGAKNAQYKMAINNFDATVANYRQTVLTAFQQVEDNLAALRILEEEADVQKRAVDAANQALALTINQYKAGTISYINVMTAQATALTNRVTAVQLQGQRLNAAVQLTTALGGSWNLNMLPSSDDIGDQIKWSDYLTLPGVDQGKNENTANVPFADLLQMHFLP is encoded by the coding sequence ATGATATTTTGCTTAAAACGTCCGCTGTTGTATACCTTGCTTAGCACGCAGTTGACAGCTTGTATGATGGGGCCTGACTATGTGCGGCCCGATGTCAATCTGCCGAAAGAATTTAAAGAGGTAAAGGGTTGGAAGCAAACCGAACCACGCGATAACGTAGTGATTGGAAATTGGTGGGAAATATTCAACGACCCACGCTTGAATGAACTGGAGGCACAAGTTGCCAAGGCTAATCAGTCCTTAATTCAGGCGGAAGCGCAATACCAACAAGCAGTACATTTGGTATTAAGCGCGGAAGCGCAATTATTTCCAACCGGTACGGGTACGGGTTCGTTTAACCGCTTTGTAGCCGCCAGTGGTACCAGTATTGCACCAGCCGGGGTTAGAAACCTGATCAACAATGGTTTATCGGCTACCTGGCAACCGGACTTATGGGGTAATGTTCGTCGCCAAATCGAATCTGATGTTAATGCAGCACAGGCCAGTGCCGCCACCATGCAGGCTTTACAGCTCTCTATACAAACCACTTTAGCCGCAGATTACTTTCAGCTTAAAATGCTGGATGCCGAAAAAGTGTTACTGGATGAAACTGTAGCCAGTTACACTAAAACGCTGGAGATTACTCGTAACCGCTATGCAGTGGGTGTGGCGGCAAAAAGTGATGTAGAACAGGCTTTGGCACAAACGGAATCGGTACGCGCCCAGGCAATCAATCTAGGCGTGCAACGCGCGCAATATGAACATGCGATTGCGGTTTTGATTGGGAAAGCCCCACAGGAATTGAATTTGGAAGTGGCTCCGTTGGATGCTCAACCACCGGCCATTCCTTTAAAACTTCCCTCTGAATTACTGGAAAGAAGACCGGATATTGCTTCCGCTGAACGTAAAATGGCGGCTGCGAATGCGTTAATCGGTGCAGCTAAAGCCGCATATTACCCTAATTTAAATCTGAGCATATCTGATGGTTATCAAAGCAGTTTATTAAATATTAATACTTTTTATACACTAGCCAAAAATTACTGGGCTTTAGGTCCTGCTTCCGGAGCCATGACACTCTTTGATGGCGGCGCGAAAAATGCCCAGTATAAAATGGCTATCAACAATTTCGATGCCACCGTTGCTAATTATCGGCAAACCGTTTTAACTGCATTTCAACAGGTTGAAGATAATCTGGCCGCCTTACGCATCTTGGAAGAAGAAGCAGATGTACAAAAGCGTGCGGTTGATGCCGCCAACCAAGCCTTGGCTTTAACGATTAATCAATACAAGGCTGGTACCATCAGCTATATTAATGTAATGACTGCGCAGGCTACCGCATTAACGAATCGGGTTACCGCTGTGCAATTGCAAGGTCAGCGCCTGAATGCGGCAGTACAATTGACCACGGCATTGGGCGGCAGTTGGAATTTAAACATGCTACCCAGTAGTGACGACATTGGTGATCAGATTAAATGGTCTGATTATCTGACCTTGCCCGGTGTGGATCAGGGTAAAAATGAAAACACTGCCAATGTGCCTTTTGCGGATTTATTGCAGATGCATTTTTTACCGTAG
- a CDS encoding helix-turn-helix transcriptional regulator has protein sequence MSVQYIENNGKREFAILPIDEYEKLIDLAEMAEDVLAYDKAKAGNDERIPSEIVERILSGENKLKVWREFRLLTQADLAERCEIAQSTIAQMEGGKRGGTISVYKKLAETLGLDVDDLI, from the coding sequence ATGAGTGTGCAATATATCGAAAATAACGGGAAGCGCGAATTTGCTATATTGCCGATTGATGAGTATGAAAAGCTGATCGATCTGGCTGAAATGGCCGAAGATGTGTTGGCTTATGATAAAGCAAAGGCTGGCAATGATGAACGCATACCCAGCGAAATTGTAGAACGTATTTTAAGCGGCGAAAATAAGTTGAAAGTTTGGCGTGAGTTCCGGCTATTGACCCAAGCAGATCTGGCTGAAAGATGTGAAATTGCGCAATCCACTATTGCGCAAATGGAAGGTGGCAAGCGTGGTGGCACGATTAGTGTCTATAAAAAACTTGCTGAGACGCTTGGTCTTGATGTGGACGATCTGATTTAG